One Bradyrhizobium sp. CCGB12 genomic window carries:
- a CDS encoding indolepyruvate oxidoreductase subunit beta family protein, which produces MRDETVRLALPAAGEATERPISIAIVAMGGQGGGVLTDWIVQLAENHGWVAQSTSVPGVAQRTGATIYYIEAMPPLDGRKPILSLMPTPGDVDVVMAAEFMEAGRSILRGLVTPDRTTLIASNHRSFAIGEKIAPGNGIADGGAVTGAIGIAAKTEIIFDLNALAIAHGSVISAAMFGALAAASVLPFSRDSYLDVIRAGGKGAKASVETFEAAFERVKTGPAEIAAPVQAKPGDKIPSSATPDPHLGALVARLNRELPEPALTMARAGLRKAVDFQDIAYGGEYLDILKALHAADQSAGGGSRAYAFTEAAAKYLANAMTYDDVIRVADLKTRAGRRARIESELEMSDGQVLQTTEFMHPRIEEVMGMLPAGFGRWLGARPRLLGWLDRRVNKGRRVRTYSLPWFLALYVVGGMRGLRRRSLRHVIETAHRDRWLKAATDAVGTNYQLGVEILQCRRLVKGYSDTHSRGLSKFDRTLAAIKLVERREDAADWARRLREAALKDSAGTALDGVIQTIKTFA; this is translated from the coding sequence ATGAGGGACGAGACAGTCCGGCTGGCCCTGCCCGCCGCTGGCGAAGCAACCGAGCGGCCGATCTCGATCGCGATCGTCGCGATGGGCGGCCAGGGTGGCGGCGTCTTGACCGACTGGATCGTCCAGCTCGCCGAGAACCACGGCTGGGTCGCGCAGTCGACCTCGGTGCCCGGCGTCGCCCAGCGCACCGGCGCCACGATCTACTACATCGAGGCGATGCCGCCGCTGGACGGCCGCAAGCCGATCCTGTCGCTGATGCCGACCCCTGGCGACGTCGACGTCGTGATGGCGGCGGAGTTCATGGAGGCCGGCCGATCCATCCTGCGCGGCCTCGTGACCCCGGATCGCACCACGCTGATTGCGTCCAACCACCGGTCGTTCGCGATCGGCGAGAAGATCGCGCCGGGCAACGGCATCGCCGACGGCGGCGCCGTCACCGGCGCGATCGGGATAGCCGCGAAGACCGAGATCATCTTCGACCTGAATGCGCTGGCGATCGCGCATGGCAGCGTCATCTCGGCGGCGATGTTCGGCGCGCTCGCAGCGGCCAGCGTGCTGCCGTTCAGTCGCGACAGCTATCTCGACGTGATCCGCGCCGGTGGCAAAGGCGCGAAGGCCAGCGTCGAGACGTTTGAGGCCGCCTTTGAGCGGGTCAAGACCGGCCCTGCCGAAATCGCAGCGCCCGTGCAAGCCAAACCGGGCGACAAGATCCCCTCCTCCGCCACGCCCGATCCGCATCTCGGTGCGCTCGTCGCCAGATTGAATCGGGAGCTGCCCGAGCCTGCGCTGACCATGGCGCGCGCCGGCTTGAGGAAGGCCGTCGACTTCCAGGATATCGCCTATGGCGGCGAATATCTCGACATCCTCAAAGCGCTGCACGCGGCCGATCAAAGCGCCGGTGGTGGCTCGCGCGCCTATGCCTTCACGGAAGCTGCGGCAAAGTACCTTGCCAACGCCATGACCTATGACGACGTCATCCGCGTCGCCGACCTCAAGACCCGCGCCGGTCGCCGCGCGCGCATCGAGAGCGAGCTCGAGATGTCGGATGGACAGGTGCTCCAGACCACCGAGTTCATGCATCCGCGCATAGAGGAAGTGATGGGCATGCTGCCCGCGGGTTTCGGCCGCTGGCTCGGCGCGCGGCCGCGCCTGCTCGGCTGGCTCGATCGCCGCGTCAACAAGGGACGGCGTGTGCGGACCTATTCATTGCCCTGGTTCCTGGCGCTCTATGTCGTGGGCGGGATGCGCGGCCTGCGCCGCCGCTCGCTGCGTCACGTCATCGAGACGGCTCACAGGGACAGATGGCTCAAGGCCGCGACCGACGCGGTCGGCACCAATTACCAGCTCGGTGTTGAGATCCTGCAATGCCGCCGCCTCGTGAAGGGCTATTCGGATACCCACAGCCGTGGGCTGTCGAAATTCGACAGGACGCTCGCGGCCATCAAGCTGGTCGAGCGACGCGAGGATGCCGCCGACTGGGCGCGCCGCCTGCGCGAGGCTGCTCTGAAGGACAGCGCCGGCACGGCGCTCGACGGCGTGATCCAGACCATCAAGACTTTTGCATGA
- a CDS encoding MarR family winged helix-turn-helix transcriptional regulator: MPAALKENIVPVPGQIETRLWLQLLSLHGELFASLNSMLNSEFGLSLAKFDVLAQLDRYPDGLALGQLSQNLKVTGGNVSGLVQRLLADDLISKEMSSEDRRSFIVRLTPKGEALFRKAADVHKKHLGKRLENVSSRELDVALSVLKSLSSKLHTETKKQSRKR, translated from the coding sequence ATGCCGGCAGCACTCAAAGAGAACATTGTTCCCGTCCCTGGGCAGATCGAAACCCGGCTCTGGCTCCAATTGCTGTCGCTGCATGGCGAGCTGTTCGCCTCGCTGAATTCGATGCTCAATTCGGAGTTCGGCCTGTCGCTCGCAAAATTCGACGTGCTGGCCCAGCTCGATCGTTACCCGGATGGTCTTGCGCTCGGGCAACTGTCGCAAAATCTGAAAGTCACCGGCGGCAATGTCTCCGGCCTGGTGCAGCGTCTTCTCGCCGACGACCTCATCAGCAAGGAAATGTCGAGCGAGGACCGACGGTCCTTCATCGTACGCCTGACGCCGAAGGGCGAAGCGCTGTTCAGGAAGGCAGCCGACGTCCACAAGAAGCATCTCGGCAAACGGCTCGAGAACGTTTCATCCAGGGAGCTGGATGTCGCGCTGTCCGTGCTGAAATCCCTTTCCTCAAAACTTCATACCGAGACCAAGAAGCAAAGTCGCAAGAGATAA
- a CDS encoding MarR family winged helix-turn-helix transcriptional regulator, whose product MARESKSRWKSGPPRTRDQLQTYIPYLFNRLANRWNLDQNRDLSEHGVNNVVFRTLSVLFIYKTLTVNEVAVLAVTEQSTASRMVESMVSSGLVKREIAEEDQRRRVVGLTPDGEALLRKIWPIMANNYDKLIEGIEPDDIEVCARVLARMVENIRQNQI is encoded by the coding sequence ATGGCCAGAGAATCCAAGAGCAGATGGAAGTCGGGTCCGCCAAGGACAAGGGACCAGCTGCAAACCTACATCCCGTATTTGTTCAACCGGCTCGCCAATCGCTGGAATCTCGATCAGAATCGCGACCTCAGCGAACACGGCGTCAACAATGTCGTGTTCCGGACGCTGTCGGTGCTGTTCATCTACAAGACCCTCACCGTCAACGAGGTCGCCGTTCTCGCGGTGACCGAGCAGTCGACCGCGAGCCGCATGGTCGAGTCCATGGTGTCATCGGGCCTCGTCAAGCGCGAGATCGCCGAGGAAGACCAGCGCCGCCGCGTCGTGGGACTGACGCCGGACGGCGAAGCACTGCTGCGCAAGATCTGGCCGATCATGGCGAACAACTACGACAAGCTGATCGAAGGCATCGAGCCCGACGACATCGAGGTCTGCGCGCGCGTGCTGGCCAGGATGGTCGAGAACATCCGCCAGAATCAGATCTGA
- a CDS encoding SDR family NAD(P)-dependent oxidoreductase, with amino-acid sequence MSEIRTTLITGGNSGIGEALAKKLVERGQRVVSVGLEKPGWTHDLLTAYRADLTSIEETRAIAQEICRDHAVDGLVHNAGVILPNLLPDAKPEDIVMLAQLHLGAPMLLTQAALERMRSHRFGRIVFVSSRAAMGAATRSAYSATKAGVHGMARTWALELAASGITVNVVAPGPILTDNFWGVIPKGSEQQERMARNVPVGRLGSREDVAHAISFFLDAHSDFVTGQVLYVCGGTSLVGLGP; translated from the coding sequence ATGAGCGAGATCCGCACCACACTCATCACCGGCGGCAATTCGGGGATCGGCGAGGCGCTGGCGAAGAAGCTCGTCGAGCGCGGGCAGCGTGTGGTCTCGGTCGGGCTGGAGAAGCCCGGCTGGACGCATGACCTGCTCACCGCCTATCGCGCGGATCTGACCTCCATCGAGGAGACGCGCGCGATCGCGCAGGAGATCTGCCGGGATCACGCCGTCGATGGCCTCGTGCACAATGCCGGCGTCATCCTGCCCAACCTGCTGCCCGATGCGAAGCCGGAAGACATTGTGATGCTGGCGCAGCTGCATCTGGGCGCGCCGATGCTCTTGACCCAGGCCGCGCTGGAGAGGATGCGTTCGCACCGTTTCGGGCGCATCGTGTTCGTCAGCTCGCGCGCCGCGATGGGCGCGGCGACGCGCTCGGCCTATTCGGCGACCAAGGCCGGCGTGCACGGCATGGCGCGGACCTGGGCGCTGGAGCTTGCCGCGAGCGGCATCACCGTGAATGTCGTGGCGCCGGGGCCGATCCTGACCGATAATTTCTGGGGCGTTATCCCGAAGGGCTCCGAGCAGCAGGAGCGGATGGCGCGCAACGTGCCGGTCGGGCGGCTCGGCTCGCGCGAGGATGTCGCGCACGCCATCTCGTTCTTCCTCGACGCGCACTCGGATTTCGTCACCGGCCAGGTGCTCTATGTCTGCGGCGGCACCAGCCTCGTCGGACTTGGCCCGTAA
- a CDS encoding ATP-dependent acyl-CoA ligase: MTAATTVYARFRETALRRGEAAFLNVLLETADIYGITAGETSYRAMLDQIERWRAAFASQGYGEGHRVGLLLQNRPVFIELWFALNALGVSVVPINPDLRLSELEYIIAHSEMNAAFVLAERRDEVETAARQAGRPIPVVTDKGDVPAPFGGARPASASDGSTECALLYTSGTTGQPKGCVLTNTYFLHSGNWYRDVGGLIDLKPDGERMITPLPLFHMNAMAVSLMAMLSVGGCLTMLDRFHPRSWWASVRDSRTTCLHYLGVMPSMLMSAPPSAQDRAHSVRFGFGAGVDKLLHASFEERFGFPLLEAWAMTETGSGGVIAANVEPRKIGTSCFGRPAPEVEIRIVDDSGNDARSDTPGELLVRRAGADPRYGFFREYLKNEAATAEAWADGWLHTGDIVSRDADGDLHFVDRKKNVIRRSGENIAAVEVESVLNRHPAIRQAAVAATPDQMRGDEVAAVIIAEQAGVDRALAEDIVRWSLEQMAYYKAPGWICFVDSLPLTATEKIQRGGLKDFVTKLMSDGAFFDLRDLKKRQV, translated from the coding sequence TTGACCGCAGCGACCACAGTCTACGCCCGCTTTCGCGAGACCGCCCTTCGCCGCGGCGAGGCGGCCTTCCTCAACGTTCTGCTGGAGACCGCTGACATCTATGGCATCACCGCAGGCGAAACGTCTTATCGCGCCATGCTCGACCAGATCGAGCGCTGGCGAGCGGCGTTTGCGAGCCAGGGCTATGGCGAAGGCCACCGTGTCGGGCTGCTGCTCCAGAACAGGCCTGTCTTCATCGAGCTATGGTTCGCGTTGAACGCGCTTGGTGTCTCTGTGGTCCCGATCAACCCGGATTTGCGTCTCAGCGAGCTCGAATACATCATCGCGCATTCCGAGATGAATGCAGCGTTCGTCCTCGCCGAGCGACGCGACGAGGTGGAGACGGCGGCGCGCCAGGCCGGCCGCCCGATCCCGGTGGTGACCGACAAGGGTGACGTCCCCGCGCCGTTCGGTGGCGCGCGACCGGCGAGCGCGAGCGACGGCTCCACCGAATGCGCGCTGCTTTATACGTCTGGAACGACCGGCCAACCCAAGGGCTGCGTGCTCACCAACACCTATTTCCTGCATTCCGGAAACTGGTATCGCGATGTCGGCGGGCTGATCGATCTCAAGCCTGACGGTGAGCGCATGATCACGCCGTTGCCGCTGTTCCACATGAACGCGATGGCGGTGTCGCTGATGGCGATGCTGTCGGTCGGCGGCTGCCTGACCATGCTCGATCGCTTCCATCCGCGCAGCTGGTGGGCTTCGGTGCGCGACAGCCGCACCACCTGCCTGCATTATCTCGGCGTGATGCCCTCGATGCTGATGAGCGCGCCGCCATCGGCCCAGGACCGCGCGCACAGTGTGCGCTTCGGGTTCGGAGCCGGCGTCGACAAGCTGCTGCACGCGTCGTTCGAGGAGCGATTCGGCTTTCCACTGCTGGAGGCCTGGGCGATGACGGAGACCGGCAGCGGCGGCGTCATCGCCGCCAATGTCGAGCCGCGGAAGATCGGCACCAGCTGTTTTGGACGTCCGGCCCCCGAAGTCGAGATTCGTATCGTCGACGACAGCGGCAATGATGCCCGAAGCGACACGCCCGGCGAGCTCCTGGTGCGGCGGGCCGGCGCGGACCCGCGCTACGGCTTCTTCCGCGAGTACCTGAAGAACGAGGCTGCCACCGCCGAGGCGTGGGCCGATGGCTGGCTGCATACCGGCGATATCGTGTCGCGCGACGCGGACGGCGACCTTCATTTCGTCGATCGCAAGAAGAACGTGATCCGCCGCTCCGGCGAGAACATCGCCGCGGTCGAGGTCGAGTCTGTCCTCAACCGCCATCCCGCGATCCGGCAGGCCGCGGTCGCGGCGACGCCGGATCAGATGCGCGGCGACGAGGTCGCGGCGGTCATCATCGCCGAGCAGGCCGGAGTGGATCGAGCGCTCGCTGAAGACATCGTGCGCTGGAGCCTGGAGCAGATGGCCTATTACAAGGCGCCGGGCTGGATTTGCTTCGTCGACAGCCTGCCGCTGACCGCAACCGAGAAGATCCAGCGCGGTGGCTTGAAGGATTTTGTAACCAAGCTGATGAGCGATGGCGCGTTCTTCGATCTGCGCGACCTCAAGAAGCGGCAGGTCTGA
- a CDS encoding aromatic-ring-hydroxylating dioxygenase subunit beta, whose product MISEKDITDVIYREAELLDTMEWQAWLDLFHPEGRYWMPLEWQQQDPVLQPSLMYEDLLLLKVRVERLAGERTFSQKPKSRCHHLLQAPRIVACDAEAGVFRARTSYIYTETRGDMLERYSGWASHEFVEVGDALKIKLKRVDLVNFDAPFGNIQLFM is encoded by the coding sequence ATGATCAGTGAGAAGGACATCACGGACGTCATCTACCGGGAAGCCGAGCTTCTCGACACGATGGAGTGGCAGGCCTGGCTCGATTTGTTTCATCCCGAGGGGCGCTACTGGATGCCGCTCGAATGGCAGCAGCAGGATCCGGTGCTCCAGCCGTCCTTGATGTACGAGGACCTGCTGCTCCTGAAGGTGCGGGTCGAGCGGCTGGCCGGCGAGCGGACCTTCAGCCAGAAGCCGAAGAGCCGATGCCATCATCTGCTTCAGGCGCCACGGATCGTGGCGTGCGATGCTGAAGCTGGCGTGTTCAGGGCACGGACGTCCTACATCTATACCGAGACGCGCGGCGATATGCTCGAGCGTTATTCGGGATGGGCCTCGCACGAATTCGTAGAGGTCGGCGATGCCCTGAAGATCAAGCTCAAGCGGGTCGATCTCGTCAATTTCGACGCACCGTTCGGCAACATCCAGCTCTTCATGTGA
- a CDS encoding Rieske 2Fe-2S domain-containing protein — translation MTKYGGNADAIAALVREAEVHRDVYVDPEIFELEMEHLFPNSWVYVGHASQLAKPGDFITATIGRQPVMASRHSDGSVHVFYNRCPHKGVKIASEPCGNTGKFFRCPYHAWSFKTDGSLLAIPLKKGYEGTGFGDTQANEGLSKVRNVVIYRDFIFARLSDDGVSFEDYFGESLSTIDNMVDRSPEGKLTVMATPIRYMHTCNWKMLVENQTDTCHPMVAHESSAGTAVKVWKREQGDSTETPMAVQLYGPFMSPYEFYEQSGIRIWPNGHGHTGVANSIHSNYSDISGYLDQMVAAYGEQRAHEILGEVRHNTVYFPNIMVKGAVQILRNFIPIAVDRTLVESWVYRLVGAPDKLYERALMYNRFINAPTSIVGHDDLEMYERAQEGLKSNGNQWVNLRRLYDGHEERDVTAVINGTSERQMRNQFHAWAKFMTMDMDRRVEAAE, via the coding sequence ATGACGAAATACGGAGGGAATGCCGACGCGATTGCGGCGCTGGTGCGTGAGGCCGAGGTGCATCGCGACGTCTATGTCGACCCCGAGATCTTCGAGCTCGAGATGGAGCACCTGTTCCCGAACAGCTGGGTCTATGTCGGGCATGCGAGCCAGCTTGCAAAACCCGGCGATTTCATCACCGCTACTATCGGCCGGCAGCCGGTCATGGCCAGTCGCCACAGCGACGGCTCCGTCCATGTGTTCTACAACCGCTGCCCGCACAAGGGCGTGAAGATCGCCTCCGAGCCCTGCGGCAACACCGGAAAATTCTTCCGCTGCCCCTATCATGCCTGGTCCTTCAAGACCGACGGCTCGTTGCTCGCGATCCCCTTGAAGAAGGGGTACGAGGGCACCGGCTTCGGCGACACCCAGGCGAATGAGGGACTGTCGAAGGTCAGGAACGTCGTCATCTATCGCGATTTCATCTTCGCCCGCCTCAGCGATGACGGCGTCTCCTTCGAAGATTATTTCGGCGAGAGCCTCTCGACCATCGACAACATGGTCGACCGGTCGCCGGAGGGGAAGCTCACCGTCATGGCGACGCCGATCCGCTACATGCACACCTGCAATTGGAAGATGCTGGTCGAGAACCAGACCGACACCTGCCATCCGATGGTCGCGCATGAGAGCTCGGCCGGCACCGCAGTCAAGGTCTGGAAGCGCGAGCAGGGCGATTCCACGGAGACGCCGATGGCGGTCCAGCTCTACGGTCCGTTCATGAGCCCGTACGAGTTCTACGAGCAGAGCGGCATCCGGATCTGGCCGAATGGCCACGGCCACACCGGCGTCGCCAACTCCATCCATTCGAACTATTCGGATATCTCGGGCTATCTCGACCAGATGGTCGCGGCCTATGGCGAGCAGCGGGCCCACGAGATTCTGGGTGAGGTCCGGCACAACACGGTCTACTTCCCGAATATCATGGTGAAGGGCGCCGTTCAGATCCTGCGCAATTTCATCCCGATCGCGGTCGACAGGACTCTGGTCGAGAGTTGGGTCTATCGCCTGGTCGGCGCGCCCGACAAGCTCTACGAGCGGGCGCTGATGTACAACCGCTTCATCAACGCGCCGACGTCGATCGTCGGTCACGACGACCTCGAAATGTACGAGCGGGCGCAGGAAGGCCTGAAGTCCAACGGCAATCAGTGGGTCAATCTGCGGCGTCTCTACGACGGCCATGAAGAGCGGGACGTCACGGCGGTGATCAACGGTACGTCCGAGCGGCAGATGCGAAACCAGTTCCACGCCTGGGCAAAATTCATGACCATGGACATGGACAGGCGCGTCGAGGCGGCGGAATGA
- a CDS encoding PDR/VanB family oxidoreductase: MDPHPLKLKVRSYVAETPFIRSLVFGVEDGVVPQWQAGAHLRVALPNGGDRPYSLMALPGLPEDALALGVLREEASSGGSQFMHALKIGDVVKASAPVNNFQLHEGSAPALLFAGGIGITPILSMAAELAARGSPYRLHYAGRTQGLLAFLPQLQEICANGVSVHYDSDKSRLDIAAALGDAATSAHVYVCGPSGMIDAVKAGALAAGVSAERIHYELFKSEQPSSPDRPFEVEIKSTGQVVGVAAGQTIIQALEAAGLDVLYDCQRGDCGICQCGVIEGVPDHRDVILSDEERASNKVMQICVSRAKSERLVLDL; encoded by the coding sequence ATGGACCCGCATCCGCTCAAGCTCAAGGTCAGGTCGTATGTCGCGGAGACGCCGTTCATACGGAGCCTTGTGTTTGGCGTTGAGGACGGCGTCGTGCCGCAATGGCAGGCAGGCGCGCATCTCCGCGTCGCGCTCCCGAATGGCGGAGACCGGCCGTACTCGCTGATGGCTCTTCCGGGTCTGCCCGAGGACGCGCTGGCGCTCGGTGTGCTGCGCGAGGAGGCTTCGAGCGGCGGTTCGCAATTCATGCACGCGCTCAAGATCGGCGACGTCGTGAAGGCGAGTGCCCCGGTCAACAATTTTCAGCTGCACGAGGGGAGCGCGCCGGCGCTGCTGTTTGCCGGCGGCATCGGCATCACGCCGATCCTGTCGATGGCGGCGGAGCTCGCGGCGCGAGGGAGCCCTTATCGTTTGCACTATGCGGGCCGCACGCAAGGACTGCTGGCGTTCTTGCCGCAATTGCAGGAGATCTGCGCCAACGGCGTGTCCGTTCACTACGACAGCGACAAGTCCCGTCTGGACATTGCAGCAGCGCTTGGCGATGCCGCAACGAGCGCCCACGTCTATGTTTGCGGCCCTTCGGGCATGATAGACGCAGTGAAGGCCGGCGCGCTTGCCGCCGGTGTGTCAGCCGAGCGCATCCATTACGAGCTCTTCAAATCCGAGCAGCCATCCTCGCCCGACCGGCCGTTCGAGGTCGAGATCAAATCGACCGGGCAGGTCGTCGGCGTCGCGGCGGGGCAGACCATCATTCAGGCGCTGGAGGCGGCTGGCCTCGACGTGCTCTACGACTGCCAGCGCGGCGATTGCGGCATCTGCCAGTGCGGCGTGATCGAGGGGGTCCCTGATCATCGCGACGTCATCCTCAGTGACGAGGAGAGGGCGTCCAACAAGGTCATGCAGATTTGCGTGTCGCGCGCGAAGTCGGAACGTCTGGTGCTGGATCTGTAA
- a CDS encoding response regulator transcription factor → MRRIRIVIADRHPIVLQGISSVLSTQSDLAIVASCGDAASCTEAIRLLAPDIALVDTAIPDISSPDLLANTAGQGTRVVFFGDPAGVRELQRSVGGGSCVVLTKDAKLETLVATLRKVAQSQLASRPASPGEVGEEAQAGEVKSLTQLTGRERQIMRLVSEGLSNKEIGRCLNITDGTIKVHLHHIFQKLDISNRTVLAALAISRNELHFEARGDNPGLLRRNPASAK, encoded by the coding sequence ATGCGCCGCATCAGAATTGTCATCGCGGATCGACACCCGATCGTTTTGCAGGGGATCAGCAGCGTCCTTTCGACGCAGTCCGATCTTGCGATCGTGGCCTCCTGCGGAGATGCCGCAAGCTGCACCGAGGCAATACGGCTTCTTGCGCCTGACATTGCGCTTGTTGATACTGCAATTCCCGACATCAGTTCACCGGATCTTCTTGCAAACACTGCGGGCCAAGGTACCCGGGTAGTTTTCTTCGGAGATCCGGCCGGCGTTCGCGAGTTGCAAAGATCAGTCGGGGGCGGCTCCTGCGTCGTTCTCACCAAGGATGCCAAGCTGGAGACGTTGGTCGCGACCCTGCGGAAAGTTGCCCAGAGTCAACTGGCGTCGCGTCCGGCGAGCCCCGGGGAGGTTGGCGAGGAGGCTCAGGCGGGTGAAGTGAAGTCCCTGACGCAGCTTACCGGCCGCGAGCGACAGATCATGCGGCTTGTATCGGAGGGACTGTCGAACAAGGAAATCGGGCGTTGCCTGAATATTACGGACGGTACGATCAAAGTGCACCTTCATCACATCTTCCAGAAGTTGGATATCAGCAATCGGACTGTTCTCGCGGCGCTGGCGATTTCACGGAACGAACTGCATTTTGAGGCTCGAGGCGACAATCCCGGCCTGCTACGGCGAAATCCCGCCAGCGCGAAATGA
- a CDS encoding H-NS family nucleoid-associated regulatory protein — MDNDDLTSVTTAELWRLYDEVTTVLSRRMTAEKVKLEQRLRRLEGNPEAHNGQRARRPYPPVLPKYRNPKNPSETWSGRGKQPRWLKAQLRAGKKLNDLLIDRPSGQRRRRTG; from the coding sequence GTGGACAATGACGACTTGACATCCGTCACGACGGCGGAGCTATGGCGGCTGTATGACGAAGTGACTACGGTCCTGAGTCGCAGGATGACCGCCGAAAAAGTTAAGCTCGAACAGCGACTTCGCCGGCTGGAGGGCAATCCGGAGGCCCATAACGGGCAACGCGCACGCCGCCCCTACCCTCCGGTGCTGCCAAAGTACCGGAACCCCAAGAACCCATCCGAAACCTGGTCAGGCCGAGGTAAGCAGCCCAGATGGCTGAAGGCGCAGCTTCGCGCCGGCAAGAAGCTGAATGATTTGCTAATCGACCGCCCATCCGGACAAAGGCGCCGCCGGACCGGCTGA
- a CDS encoding methionyl-tRNA formyltransferase — translation MTERLQPDVVLLADGPTGFAALRSLAAQCRVVQIFRKPDQPEASELRAFAKARDIPVAQLQELNQLQKVIAERRPAAVVISSFDRIIPPQILALCRFINVHYSLLPHYRGRANVNWAIINGEPTAGISIHLVIPDLDGGNLLFQQAISIGANDTVTSLYDRLNAIQEHELGGVVVRAISGYQGTSQDTDHASYGCGRVPDDGEIDWGQPTDTIDRLIRSLTPPFPGAFTHLDGQRLIVASASPRLDAPRYVGRVPGRIVGRSPSEGWVDVLTGDGVLRMFSVLPANSARPCAAASVIGSTRATLGLSRLDLLRRIVALEDRLASLEQLKCAQE, via the coding sequence ATGACGGAGCGGCTGCAGCCCGATGTCGTGCTCCTCGCAGACGGCCCCACAGGCTTCGCGGCGCTTCGCTCGTTAGCTGCGCAATGCCGCGTGGTCCAGATCTTCCGAAAACCGGACCAACCCGAGGCGAGCGAGTTAAGGGCATTCGCGAAAGCCCGCGACATCCCCGTCGCGCAGCTGCAGGAATTGAACCAGCTTCAGAAAGTGATCGCAGAGCGGCGCCCGGCGGCTGTTGTGATCTCTTCGTTCGATCGGATCATCCCGCCGCAGATTCTTGCGTTGTGTCGCTTCATCAACGTGCACTATTCGCTTCTGCCGCATTATCGCGGCCGCGCCAATGTCAATTGGGCAATCATCAATGGCGAGCCGACTGCCGGGATCAGCATTCACCTTGTCATCCCGGATCTGGATGGCGGCAATCTGCTGTTTCAGCAGGCCATTTCGATCGGCGCCAACGACACGGTCACCTCCCTCTACGATCGCCTCAACGCGATTCAGGAGCATGAGCTCGGCGGGGTCGTCGTACGAGCGATCAGCGGCTACCAGGGCACATCTCAAGATACCGATCATGCCTCCTATGGCTGCGGCCGTGTTCCGGACGATGGAGAGATAGACTGGGGGCAGCCGACCGATACCATCGATCGACTGATCCGCAGCTTAACGCCGCCATTTCCTGGTGCCTTCACCCACCTGGACGGGCAGCGGCTCATCGTCGCTAGCGCTTCGCCGCGGCTTGATGCTCCCCGCTATGTCGGACGCGTACCAGGCCGGATCGTAGGACGATCACCTTCCGAAGGCTGGGTGGATGTGCTGACGGGCGACGGCGTCCTCCGCATGTTCAGCGTCCTTCCGGCCAACTCCGCGCGACCATGTGCTGCCGCTTCCGTCATCGGATCGACACGAGCGACCCTCGGGCTTTCCCGCCTCGATCTCCTCCGCCGGATCGTTGCGCTTGAAGATAGGCTCGCTTCGCTCGAGCAGCTCAAATGCGCTCAGGAGTAA
- a CDS encoding transglutaminase-like cysteine peptidase, with translation MQRTSGPAIAVAVAVMIGGVQWARAALSTVPRSAPALAHIEIGRPTLPPLTYTVFCLRYEAECRPRRSFRGGPIRLTEQRWADLREINRTVNQAIEPARNELGLAGEAWTINPARGDCNDYAVSKRHELLRRGWPARVLLLSEVVVSSGEHHLVLLVRTSSGDLVLDNLTSRVKPWSRTPYRWVRVQSPGRDRLWAAVGREGV, from the coding sequence ATGCAACGAACCTCGGGGCCGGCCATCGCGGTAGCCGTAGCTGTCATGATCGGAGGCGTTCAGTGGGCTCGTGCGGCGTTGTCGACCGTGCCAAGGTCCGCACCGGCTCTTGCGCACATCGAAATCGGACGCCCGACCCTTCCACCTCTCACCTACACGGTGTTTTGCCTGCGTTATGAGGCCGAATGTCGCCCGCGGCGCTCCTTCCGCGGCGGCCCGATCCGGCTGACTGAGCAGCGATGGGCGGACCTTCGGGAGATCAATCGCACGGTCAATCAGGCGATAGAGCCAGCCCGCAACGAGCTCGGTCTTGCCGGCGAGGCCTGGACCATCAACCCCGCCCGCGGCGATTGCAACGACTACGCGGTGAGCAAGCGTCACGAGTTGCTTCGGCGCGGCTGGCCGGCGCGCGTTCTCCTATTGAGTGAAGTCGTCGTGAGCTCCGGTGAGCATCATCTGGTGCTTCTCGTGCGTACCAGCAGTGGCGATCTCGTCCTCGACAATCTCACGTCACGGGTCAAGCCGTGGTCGCGGACGCCCTATCGCTGGGTTCGTGTGCAAAGCCCGGGTCGTGACAGGCTGTGGGCCGCCGTTGGACGAGAAGGGGTGTGA